Proteins encoded in a region of the Haloglomus salinum genome:
- a CDS encoding methyltransferase domain-containing protein, whose protein sequence is MDESQRSDLRDTARYLRSVRPIDPEEVFEYVEGQPHPGIVKQGLRTLAPELGLVETDDGTFAPASEEPVPAWRARGVDEHVTALPDAHATRLEDLLVERYGAGWPDGDSGDRLRARLREVKEHYLHGGDVEYDDETALAYAIYHLPGYYASVQYVLDDLAKADLLDHHLRVLDVGAGVGGPALGLADYLPDDALVHYHAVEPAAAADVLDAVLEGTGRNVHSTVHRETAEAFDPTGPLDGAAADGGNDDDAADGWDLVLFSNVLSELADPSKTARRYLDALAPDGSLLALAPADRNTALGLRGVERALADHSGEDAATVWAPTLRLWPDAAPSDTCWSFDVRPDLDVPGFQRSLDRGERGPDAAPTGSGDREPGDGEFVNVDVQFSYSVLRRDGRRAIDYQPAHDRFARLADSESHVTDRVNVAAAKLSHDLTEDPSANPLFRIGDGSQAADHFAVLVDEDALNAPLREADYGDLLTFEQVLVLWNDDEAAYNLVVDDEVVVESVPVPP, encoded by the coding sequence ATGGACGAGTCCCAGCGCTCCGACCTCCGGGACACGGCGCGCTACCTCCGGAGCGTCCGCCCCATCGACCCCGAGGAGGTGTTCGAGTACGTCGAGGGGCAGCCCCACCCCGGTATCGTGAAGCAGGGACTCCGGACGCTGGCGCCCGAGCTGGGGCTGGTCGAGACCGACGACGGGACCTTCGCCCCTGCCTCCGAGGAGCCGGTTCCGGCGTGGCGGGCCCGGGGTGTCGACGAGCACGTCACCGCGCTCCCGGACGCCCACGCCACCCGGCTGGAGGACCTGCTCGTCGAGCGCTACGGCGCCGGCTGGCCGGACGGCGACAGCGGCGACCGACTCCGTGCCCGGCTGCGCGAGGTCAAGGAGCACTACCTCCACGGCGGCGACGTGGAGTACGACGACGAGACGGCGCTCGCGTACGCCATCTACCACCTGCCGGGCTACTATGCGAGCGTCCAGTACGTGCTGGACGACCTCGCGAAGGCCGACCTGCTGGACCACCATCTGCGCGTGCTGGATGTGGGGGCGGGCGTGGGCGGGCCCGCGCTCGGCCTCGCGGACTACCTCCCCGACGACGCGCTCGTCCACTACCACGCCGTCGAGCCCGCGGCCGCGGCCGACGTGCTGGACGCGGTGCTGGAGGGGACGGGGCGGAACGTCCACTCGACGGTGCACCGCGAAACCGCCGAGGCGTTCGACCCGACCGGGCCGCTCGACGGGGCCGCCGCGGACGGCGGGAACGACGACGACGCGGCGGACGGCTGGGACCTCGTCCTGTTCTCGAACGTCCTCTCGGAGCTGGCCGACCCCTCGAAGACGGCCCGGCGATATCTCGACGCGCTCGCGCCCGACGGCTCGCTGCTCGCGCTCGCACCCGCCGACCGTAACACGGCGCTGGGCCTACGCGGCGTCGAGCGCGCGCTGGCCGACCACTCCGGCGAGGACGCTGCGACCGTGTGGGCGCCGACGCTCCGGCTGTGGCCCGACGCCGCGCCCAGCGACACCTGCTGGTCGTTCGACGTGCGCCCGGACCTCGACGTGCCGGGCTTCCAGCGCTCGCTCGACCGCGGCGAGCGTGGGCCCGACGCCGCCCCGACCGGGAGTGGGGACCGGGAGCCGGGCGACGGCGAGTTCGTCAACGTCGACGTGCAGTTCTCGTACAGCGTCCTCCGGCGGGACGGCCGCCGGGCCATCGACTACCAGCCCGCACACGACCGGTTCGCCCGCCTCGCGGACTCCGAGTCCCACGTCACCGACCGCGTCAACGTCGCCGCGGCGAAGTTGAGCCACGACCTGACCGAGGACCCCAGCGCCAACCCGCTGTTCCGCATCGGCGACGGCTCACAGGCGGCCGACCACTTCGCCGTCCTCGTCGACGAGGACGCGCTGAACGCGCCGCTGCGCGAGGCGGACTACGGCGACCTGCTCACCTTCGAGCAGGTGCTGGTCCTCTGGAACGACGACGAGGCCGCGTACAACCTCGTCGTCGACGATGAGGTCGTGGTGGAGTCCGTCCCGGTCCCACCCTGA
- the surE gene encoding 5'/3'-nucleotidase SurE → MEVLLTNDDGIDATGLQAIREALSPVADVTVVAPAADQSAVGRKMSSEVTVEEREDGFAVHGTPVDCVVAGTQALDLEPDLVVAGCNRGANLGGYTLGRSGTVSAAVEAAFFDIPAIAASLYFPGSDERYREFDPDVPAYAEAARATRFLVDHAPEAGVFEHADYLNLNAPLPAEYEPDAPESEPSAPMRVTRPSHVYRIDAEREGEQVVIHDHIWELMAEGTIPDPDGTDRRAVVEGEVSVTPLAAPHTTEHHEALDGLVAAYGDVE, encoded by the coding sequence ATGGAGGTTCTCCTCACCAACGACGACGGCATCGACGCCACGGGCCTGCAGGCCATCCGCGAGGCCCTCTCGCCGGTGGCCGACGTGACCGTGGTCGCGCCCGCCGCCGACCAGAGCGCTGTCGGGCGGAAGATGTCCAGCGAGGTGACCGTCGAGGAGCGCGAGGACGGCTTCGCCGTCCACGGGACGCCGGTCGACTGCGTGGTCGCCGGAACCCAGGCACTGGACCTCGAACCGGACCTCGTGGTCGCGGGGTGCAACCGGGGCGCGAACCTCGGTGGCTACACGCTCGGGCGCTCGGGAACCGTCTCCGCGGCCGTAGAGGCGGCGTTCTTCGATATCCCCGCCATCGCCGCCTCGCTCTACTTCCCCGGGAGCGACGAGCGCTACCGGGAGTTCGACCCCGACGTGCCCGCGTACGCGGAGGCCGCTCGGGCGACTCGCTTCCTCGTCGACCACGCCCCCGAGGCCGGCGTCTTCGAGCACGCCGATTACCTCAACCTCAACGCCCCGCTCCCGGCGGAGTACGAACCCGACGCCCCCGAGAGCGAGCCCAGCGCCCCGATGCGGGTCACGCGCCCGTCCCACGTCTACCGCATCGACGCCGAGCGCGAGGGCGAGCAGGTCGTCATCCACGACCACATCTGGGAGCTGATGGCCGAGGGAACCATCCCCGACCCCGACGGGACCGACCGCCGCGCCGTCGTCGAGGGCGAGGTATCGGTCACACCGCTCGCCGCGCCACACACCACCGAACACCACGAGGCGCTCGACGGCCTGGTCGCGGCGTACGGCGACGTCGAGTGA
- a CDS encoding CocE/NonD family hydrolase — protein sequence MEQDRQRARGGSGGTGRRSFLKGATTTLLAAGALGTSVTNAAAASEQVETVTKRIETWDGKELATQLYLPDTKGPAPAVLMTHGYGSDKEDAALVRTGTKYAEAGFVVLTYDSRGFGESDGEVGVNGPKEVKDAQSLLDWLGYARQADVGCESSGLLVQGDESDGGRNGTRDVDNPGSGPSIKVGMDGLSYAGGIQLNLAAVDDRLDAIVPRWAWNDLTYSLAPNGGIKAGWTTILQEFGAQGSRDIETGGDSDNDIDARDVRNGVDPRLYKFYTESVATNEFSPAARSFFRLRSPSTKAAGLAENAPPSLLITGWNDTLFTATEAVRNHELLEGGGQDSRMVFIRGGHSLEQQAPLEQGEIDAMALDWMTEHVAGGKRADLAEVTYWQQEAEAFAEADALPSAAEGPSRTLAEATNASSGTTDLAGGPVGGSNSEILVQCNDDYAPGTFADFDFPVEEEMELLGVPEITLNVTPLGRDPLVFAKVYHVDSAGNAELLYNQSTPYRVEGPVGEPQDISFELAGVQRQFEAGETLRVTLSTTDIAYFNSRTSAGVSIDNDGSEVRIPVKGTDGLAAASSSTSGASNPVTGLESFPGTL from the coding sequence ATGGAACAGGACAGGCAGCGAGCCCGTGGTGGGTCGGGTGGGACGGGCCGACGCTCGTTTCTGAAAGGTGCGACGACGACATTACTCGCGGCGGGCGCGCTCGGGACGAGCGTCACGAACGCGGCGGCGGCCAGCGAGCAGGTCGAGACGGTGACGAAGCGCATCGAGACGTGGGACGGGAAGGAACTGGCGACGCAGCTCTACCTGCCGGATACGAAGGGCCCGGCGCCGGCTGTCCTGATGACGCACGGTTACGGGAGCGACAAGGAGGATGCAGCGCTCGTCCGGACGGGAACGAAATACGCGGAAGCGGGCTTCGTCGTCCTCACCTACGACTCGCGTGGCTTCGGCGAGTCCGACGGCGAGGTCGGCGTCAACGGGCCGAAGGAGGTCAAGGATGCGCAGTCGCTCCTCGACTGGCTGGGCTACGCACGTCAGGCGGACGTCGGTTGCGAGAGCTCCGGCCTGCTCGTGCAGGGTGACGAGTCGGACGGTGGCCGGAACGGCACGCGCGACGTGGACAACCCCGGCTCCGGACCGTCCATCAAGGTCGGCATGGACGGACTCTCCTACGCCGGCGGTATCCAGCTCAACCTCGCTGCGGTCGACGACCGGCTCGACGCCATCGTCCCACGGTGGGCGTGGAACGACCTGACCTACTCGCTGGCCCCGAACGGCGGCATCAAGGCGGGCTGGACGACTATCCTGCAGGAGTTCGGCGCGCAGGGCTCGCGTGACATCGAGACGGGCGGCGACAGCGACAACGATATCGACGCGCGCGACGTCCGGAACGGCGTCGACCCGCGGCTGTACAAGTTCTACACCGAGAGCGTCGCGACCAACGAGTTCTCGCCGGCGGCCCGGTCGTTCTTCAGGCTCCGCTCGCCGTCGACGAAGGCGGCCGGGCTCGCGGAGAACGCGCCGCCGTCGCTGCTCATCACCGGCTGGAACGACACGCTGTTCACCGCGACCGAGGCGGTTCGGAACCACGAACTGCTGGAGGGCGGCGGGCAGGACAGCCGGATGGTGTTCATCCGCGGTGGCCACTCGCTGGAGCAGCAGGCGCCGCTCGAGCAGGGGGAGATCGACGCGATGGCGCTCGACTGGATGACCGAGCACGTCGCCGGCGGCAAACGGGCCGACCTCGCCGAGGTCACCTACTGGCAGCAGGAGGCCGAGGCGTTCGCCGAGGCGGACGCGCTTCCGAGCGCGGCCGAGGGTCCGTCCCGGACGCTGGCCGAGGCCACGAACGCCAGTAGCGGGACGACCGACCTCGCCGGTGGCCCGGTCGGCGGCTCCAACTCCGAGATTCTCGTCCAGTGCAACGACGACTACGCGCCGGGGACGTTCGCTGACTTCGACTTCCCGGTCGAGGAGGAGATGGAGCTCCTGGGCGTGCCCGAAATCACGCTGAACGTGACGCCGCTGGGGCGCGACCCGCTCGTCTTCGCGAAGGTCTACCACGTCGATTCGGCGGGGAACGCGGAACTCCTCTACAACCAGTCGACGCCCTACCGCGTCGAGGGGCCGGTTGGCGAACCGCAGGACATCTCGTTCGAACTGGCCGGCGTCCAGCGCCAGTTCGAGGCGGGCGAGACGCTTCGTGTCACCCTCTCGACGACCGACATCGCGTACTTCAACTCGCGCACGTCGGCGGGCGTCAGCATCGACAACGACGGCTCGGAGGTTCGGATTCCCGTGAAGGGGACCGACGGTCTCGCGGCAGCGTCGTCGTCCACGTCCGGTGCGTCCAACCCGGTCACCGGGCTGGAATCGTTCCCCGGGACGCTCTGA
- a CDS encoding proteasome assembly chaperone family protein, with product MAHVDIEADIDLTGATLVEGLPGAGLVGKIAADHLVDTFEMPCVGGLHCDGIPEVAVYHSDDSELMPPVRFYADADQDLLVLQSDIPVSPQRATGFADCVTSFVVEHDITPFYLSGLPGEKDGTPELYGVASGDAGGRLDEAGIVPPRQGGLVSGPTGALLSQAQRQDLDAVGLIVETEAQFPDPESSRVIISGGIEPLTDLEVPTENLVERAEEIREAREQLAQQMQQADEESSQAQPLRGFQ from the coding sequence ATGGCACACGTCGACATCGAGGCCGACATCGACCTGACCGGCGCGACGCTCGTAGAAGGACTCCCCGGGGCCGGACTCGTCGGAAAGATCGCCGCCGACCACCTCGTCGACACGTTCGAGATGCCCTGCGTGGGGGGACTCCACTGCGACGGGATTCCCGAGGTGGCCGTCTACCACAGCGACGATTCCGAACTCATGCCGCCGGTCCGGTTCTACGCCGACGCGGACCAGGACCTGCTCGTTCTCCAGAGCGACATCCCCGTCTCTCCCCAGCGGGCCACCGGCTTCGCCGACTGCGTGACGAGTTTCGTCGTCGAACACGACATCACGCCGTTCTACCTCAGCGGCCTCCCCGGGGAGAAAGACGGTACCCCGGAGCTGTACGGCGTCGCGTCCGGTGACGCTGGAGGCCGCCTCGACGAGGCCGGCATCGTCCCGCCACGGCAGGGCGGCCTGGTCAGCGGCCCCACCGGCGCGCTCCTCTCGCAGGCACAGCGCCAGGACCTCGACGCTGTCGGCCTCATCGTCGAGACGGAGGCGCAGTTCCCCGACCCCGAATCCTCCCGCGTCATCATCTCCGGCGGCATCGAGCCCCTCACCGACCTCGAGGTCCCGACAGAGAACCTCGTCGAGCGTGCCGAGGAGATCCGCGAGGCCCGGGAACAGCTCGCCCAGCAGATGCAGCAGGCCGACGAGGAGTCGAGCCAGGCACAGCCGCTTCGAGGGTTCCAGTAG